Proteins from one Mycteria americana isolate JAX WOST 10 ecotype Jacksonville Zoo and Gardens chromosome 1, USCA_MyAme_1.0, whole genome shotgun sequence genomic window:
- the OLIG2 gene encoding oligodendrocyte transcription factor 2: MDSDASLVSSRPSSPEPDDLFLTARNKGSGGGFTGGTVSSSTQSDSPPELSAELRSAMSAAGVVVVDKLGFKSSSSSSSSSSSSSSKKDKKQMTEPELQQLRLKINSRERKRMHDLNIAMDGLREVMPYAHGPSVRKLSKIATLLLARNYILMLTNSLEEMKRLVSEIYGGHHAGFHPAACPGGMGAHSAPLPGHPGHPASHPVHHPILPPAAVSSASLPGSGLSAVSSIRPPHGLLKSPSAAAAAAAPLGSGFQHWGGMPCPCSMCQVSAPPHHHVSGMGTASLPRLATDTK, encoded by the coding sequence ATGGACTCGGACGCCAGCCTGGTCTCCAGCCGCCCGTCCTCCCCGGAGCCCGATGACCTCTTCCTCACGGCCAGGAATAAAGGCAGCGGCGGGGGCTTCACGGGCGGCACCGTGTCCAGCTCCACGCAGAGCGACTCCCCGCCGGAGCTGAGCGCCGAGCTGCGCAGCGCCATGAGCGCtgcgggggtggtggtggtggacaaGCTGGGCTTCAAGTCctcgtcgtcctcctcctcctcgtcctcctcctcctcctccaagaaggacaagaagcagATGACGGAgccggagctgcagcagctgcggCTGAAGATCAACAGCCGGGAGCGCAAGCGGATGCACGACCTGAACATCGCCATGGACGGGCTGCGGGAGGTGATGCCCTACGCCCACGGCCCGTCGGTGCGCAAGCTCTCCAAGATCGCCACGCTCCTCCTGGCGCGCAACTACATCCTCATGCTCACCAACTCCCTGGAGGAGATGAAGCGCCTGGTCAGCGAGATCTACGGCGGGCACCACGCCGGCTTCcaccccgccgcctgccccggcggCATGGGCGCCCActccgccccgctgcccggccacCCGGGCCACCCCGCCTCGCACCCCGTCCAccaccccatcctgccccccgccgccgtctCCAGcgcctccctgcccggctccggccTCTCGGCCGTCAGCTCCATCCGGCCCCCCCACGGGCTCCTCAAGTCgccctcggccgccgccgccgccgccgccccgctgggCAGCGGCTTCCAGCACTGGGGGGGGATGCCCTGCCCCTGCAGCATGTGCCAGGTGTCGGCCCCGCCGCACCACCACGTCTCCGGCATGGGCACCGCCAGCCTCCCCAGACTGGCCACCGACACCAAATGA